In Haloarcula salinisoli, one genomic interval encodes:
- a CDS encoding DUF192 domain-containing protein, producing the protein MRVVHDPDGESHVLATNVHTADSMLEKSKGLMFRRSIPDDYALIFRFEPSWPFGAVRRRVIHMLFVRFPTDVVWLADDEVRKARTMYPWRSIDYAKADTVIELPAGSADDVDVGDTVVVES; encoded by the coding sequence ATGCGCGTCGTCCACGACCCTGACGGGGAAAGTCACGTCCTCGCCACCAACGTCCACACGGCCGACTCGATGCTCGAAAAGTCGAAGGGCCTGATGTTCCGCCGGTCGATTCCGGACGACTACGCGCTGATATTTCGATTCGAACCCTCCTGGCCCTTCGGCGCGGTGCGCCGCCGGGTCATCCACATGCTGTTCGTTCGCTTCCCGACAGACGTGGTCTGGCTGGCCGACGACGAGGTCCGCAAAGCCAGGACGATGTATCCGTGGCGTTCCATCGACTACGCGAAGGCCGACACCGTCATCGAACTGCCGGCGGGGAGCGCCGACGACGTCGATGTGGGCGATACGGTGGTCGTGGAGTCCTGA
- a CDS encoding bifunctional nuclease family protein yields the protein MEHEATVEGVGVGVSEEGSGTPVVLLRAREEIVPIFVSTDQAQSMQLAIDGEPFERPLTHDLLVEMVAEFGGAIDRVRIDDLTDGTFYAKIDTEQYLEDRRKEMVFDARPSDGIAIALRVDCPLIVSDEVIDVAGRSPEEFDADEEL from the coding sequence ATGGAACACGAGGCCACGGTCGAGGGGGTCGGCGTCGGTGTCAGCGAAGAAGGGTCGGGGACGCCGGTGGTACTCTTGCGTGCGCGCGAGGAGATCGTCCCGATATTCGTCAGCACCGACCAGGCCCAGTCGATGCAACTCGCCATCGACGGCGAACCCTTCGAACGGCCGCTGACCCACGACCTGCTGGTCGAGATGGTCGCGGAGTTCGGTGGGGCCATCGACCGTGTGCGCATCGACGACCTCACCGACGGGACCTTCTACGCGAAGATAGACACCGAACAGTACCTCGAGGACCGGCGCAAAGAGATGGTGTTCGACGCCCGCCCGTCCGACGGTATCGCCATCGCCCTGCGGGTGGACTGTCCGTTGATAGTCTCGGACGAAGTAATCGACGTAGCCGGCCGCTCGCCCGAGGAGTTCGACGCCGACGAGGAGCTGTAG
- a CDS encoding UPF0175 family protein, whose amino-acid sequence MPTISARLGDEEKAELDDVADLLSEDRSTTIRKALGEGLETLRVRVAVERYQSGDVSTAEAAQIADCSIAEWLDVARERNLTTQLQLSDLELDADTAAEL is encoded by the coding sequence ATGCCGACCATTAGCGCACGACTCGGCGACGAAGAGAAGGCGGAGCTCGACGACGTGGCCGACCTGCTCTCGGAGGACCGGTCGACGACCATCCGGAAGGCCCTCGGCGAGGGTCTGGAGACGCTGCGCGTGCGGGTCGCCGTCGAACGGTACCAGTCCGGGGACGTCTCCACGGCCGAGGCCGCACAGATAGCGGACTGCTCTATCGCCGAGTGGCTGGACGTGGCCCGCGAACGGAACCTGACGACACAGCTCCAGCTGTCGGACCTGGAGCTCGACGCCGACACCGCCGCCGAGCTATGA
- a CDS encoding DUF7097 family protein, which yields MEKAPGGTSVGVSDPYDYVDRCDFVTDEGKCRWAREHGHHDPEFANARSAENFRCPAAVGPDDEPRETPRVSEQESGEQCDPRADEVEWDWSDCPHFRCRNRDRECIRCGLEERRNAFDDSRPLLEEHHLSYGESASEDELSHEITVFLCRWCHAKVHNSWARIDDDAAPDPEAIAEQEGRKSQEHSEMGFESAADRYDSDDE from the coding sequence ATGGAGAAGGCACCGGGCGGGACGAGCGTCGGCGTCTCCGACCCCTACGACTACGTCGACCGATGTGACTTCGTCACCGACGAAGGGAAGTGCCGGTGGGCGCGCGAACACGGCCACCACGACCCGGAGTTTGCGAACGCCCGCAGCGCCGAGAACTTTCGCTGTCCGGCCGCAGTGGGACCAGATGACGAGCCTCGCGAGACGCCACGCGTCTCGGAACAGGAGAGCGGGGAGCAGTGCGACCCGCGAGCGGACGAGGTCGAGTGGGACTGGAGCGACTGCCCGCACTTCCGCTGTCGCAATCGGGACCGCGAGTGTATCCGCTGTGGGCTCGAAGAGCGCCGCAACGCGTTCGACGACTCGCGGCCGCTGCTGGAGGAACACCACCTCTCCTACGGCGAGTCGGCCAGTGAGGACGAGCTGAGCCACGAGATAACCGTCTTCCTCTGTCGGTGGTGTCACGCGAAGGTTCACAACTCCTGGGCGCGCATCGACGACGACGCCGCCCCCGACCCGGAGGCCATCGCCGAGCAGGAGGGGCGAAAGAGCCAGGAACACTCCGAGATGGGGTTCGAATCCGCTGCCGACCGGTACGACAGCGACGACGAGTAG
- a CDS encoding gluconate 2-dehydrogenase subunit 3 family protein: MKLTRRDALGALSTAGIAAMAGCESLGGDGTDAGTSTGTGTSSGGELAIESDAMMALGEVLYPSETEVTEEFLGTYLYSRMVDEESYRSEVQTGSETLDSLAQDTHGSSFAELSTDQRVGLIEDTELRSGDSVQDGTDVERVNYHLIDELLFAFYASPTGGELVGNPNPRGFPGGYGYKGDT, from the coding sequence ATGAAGTTGACACGGCGTGACGCCCTCGGCGCGCTCAGCACGGCCGGCATCGCGGCGATGGCGGGCTGTGAGTCACTCGGCGGCGACGGGACGGACGCGGGGACATCGACGGGAACGGGGACATCCAGCGGCGGCGAACTGGCAATCGAATCGGACGCGATGATGGCCCTCGGAGAGGTGCTGTACCCCTCCGAGACCGAGGTGACCGAGGAGTTCCTCGGGACCTACCTGTACAGTCGGATGGTCGACGAGGAGTCCTACAGAAGCGAGGTACAGACCGGCAGCGAGACGCTCGATAGCCTCGCTCAGGACACCCACGGGAGCAGCTTCGCTGAACTGAGCACCGACCAGCGCGTGGGTCTCATCGAGGACACTGAGCTCCGCTCGGGCGACTCCGTCCAGGACGGCACGGACGTCGAGCGGGTGAACTACCACCTCATCGACGAGCTGCTCTTTGCGTTCTACGCCTCGCCGACCGGCGGCGAACTGGTGGGTAACCCCAACCCCAGAGGGTTCCCCGGTGGCTACGGGTACAAGGGAGATACGTGA
- a CDS encoding DUF3194 domain-containing protein: MATDDEVVETAADAAEDVIFARLSVSEVEDYDVTVTFEERVLDVDIYVKAPDASADEERVADDAALAARGAVDELLTD, translated from the coding sequence ATGGCGACCGACGACGAGGTCGTAGAGACGGCCGCCGACGCGGCCGAAGACGTCATTTTTGCTCGGCTCAGCGTGAGCGAGGTCGAGGACTACGACGTGACAGTCACCTTCGAAGAGCGGGTGCTCGACGTGGACATATACGTCAAGGCACCCGACGCGAGCGCCGACGAGGAGCGGGTCGCCGACGACGCGGCACTGGCCGCGCGCGGCGCCGTCGACGAGCTGCTGACGGACTGA
- a CDS encoding GMP synthase subunit A encodes MTHIVVIDNHGQFTHLEQRALRDMGVDVELLDNDTPPEEIDADGIVLSGGPDMDDIGNCPDYLDLDVPVLGICLGMQLIADQLGGRVGGGEYGGYADVTVEILDDEDPLIGSLAPETRVWASHADEVKEVPEGFARTATSDVCGVEAMSDTERNLFGVQWHPEVAHTEEGEAVFENFLAVCDQQSAPRQ; translated from the coding sequence ATGACCCACATCGTCGTCATCGACAACCACGGCCAGTTCACCCATCTGGAGCAGCGAGCACTCCGGGACATGGGCGTGGACGTGGAACTGCTTGACAACGACACGCCGCCCGAGGAGATCGACGCCGACGGCATCGTCCTCTCGGGGGGTCCGGACATGGACGACATCGGCAACTGCCCCGACTACCTCGACCTGGACGTTCCAGTACTGGGTATCTGTCTGGGGATGCAGCTCATCGCCGACCAGCTGGGCGGCCGTGTCGGCGGCGGCGAGTACGGCGGCTACGCCGACGTGACCGTCGAGATTCTGGACGACGAGGACCCGCTCATCGGTTCGCTCGCCCCGGAGACCCGCGTCTGGGCGAGCCACGCCGACGAAGTGAAGGAGGTGCCCGAAGGCTTTGCCCGCACCGCGACCTCCGACGTCTGTGGCGTCGAGGCGATGAGCGACACCGAGCGCAACCTGTTCGGCGTCCAGTGGCACCCGGAGGTCGCCCACACCGAAGAGGGCGAAGCCGTCTTCGAGAACTTCCTCGCCGTCTGTGACCAGCAGTCGGCGCCACGGCAGTAA
- a CDS encoding DUF2070 family protein yields the protein MTATQGNLASLSRFIFRAPNWYASLAFALFIAALTGVAAFDSRFVLDDAWQGIFFIGLPTAIAGAVTPWVDRRMGGQLTPNRASLLALVCECITIAFLTVAGVIAVLSARLGANFVFDVLLVALASIFAFRLLILLAVSRYSFLQAVVPASVQTAAAAAMLAVYGGATTYILDDPQLQDLLARTEQAPPALQGFIPADFVLLAVICLLYAGAVWVFLVAIDRPWRSSLGVSALDFLRGFVGYLAEGSDELETFFEDIGEEAIVPVTVLAVRRPDGEEKARFVLPMIHPGPMGEIGGGNLPKRVAEVADGVAFPPHATAGHDFNLVTESEVDTILDAAESAFEDIDYSAEATAGHRHEEGEASLLGQAFGEDAMVVTTYSPGCADDVDYAVGLSAMAEARSGGLDDVLLVDAHNCNDGLEGEDLGHVVPGSQRSFDMIHGASQLGEMLADAERGQLSCGVAWAETDWVPEEGIGPLGIRVAVFEVGETRTAYVLVDGNNMEPGLRERILDAVEGVDAVEVMTSDTHIVNTMEAENQVGQVIPEDEVVEQITALVGEAIDDLEPVEAGMASERAEVTVFGNDRTETLASTANAMVSMGGALAAAFILAVMAVSVLIFLVAGV from the coding sequence ATGACTGCCACACAGGGGAACCTTGCGAGCCTCTCCCGCTTTATCTTCCGGGCCCCGAACTGGTACGCTAGCCTCGCCTTTGCCCTGTTCATCGCGGCGCTGACCGGCGTCGCGGCCTTCGACTCGCGGTTCGTGCTCGACGACGCCTGGCAGGGAATCTTCTTCATCGGGCTGCCGACGGCCATCGCCGGCGCGGTGACGCCGTGGGTCGACCGCCGGATGGGCGGCCAGCTCACCCCGAACCGGGCCTCGCTGCTCGCGCTCGTCTGTGAGTGTATCACCATCGCCTTCCTGACGGTGGCGGGCGTCATCGCGGTCCTCAGCGCCCGGCTCGGCGCGAACTTCGTCTTCGACGTCCTGCTGGTCGCGTTAGCCTCTATCTTCGCGTTCCGGCTGCTCATCCTGCTTGCCGTCTCCCGGTACAGCTTCCTGCAAGCGGTCGTGCCGGCCAGCGTCCAGACCGCCGCCGCAGCGGCGATGCTCGCGGTGTACGGCGGGGCGACCACCTACATCCTCGACGACCCTCAGCTCCAGGACTTGCTGGCCCGCACGGAGCAGGCGCCGCCGGCGTTGCAGGGGTTTATCCCGGCTGATTTCGTCCTGCTTGCGGTCATCTGCCTGTTGTACGCGGGGGCCGTGTGGGTGTTCCTGGTCGCCATCGACCGGCCGTGGCGCTCCTCGCTTGGCGTCTCGGCGCTGGATTTCCTGCGGGGCTTCGTCGGCTACCTCGCGGAGGGGTCGGACGAACTGGAGACGTTCTTCGAGGACATCGGCGAGGAGGCCATCGTCCCTGTCACCGTCCTCGCGGTCCGGCGGCCCGACGGCGAGGAGAAGGCCCGCTTCGTCCTGCCGATGATACACCCCGGGCCGATGGGTGAGATAGGCGGCGGCAACCTCCCGAAACGGGTCGCCGAGGTCGCCGACGGGGTCGCCTTCCCGCCCCATGCCACCGCCGGCCACGACTTCAACCTCGTCACCGAGAGCGAGGTCGACACGATTCTCGACGCCGCCGAGAGCGCCTTCGAGGACATCGACTACAGCGCCGAGGCGACGGCGGGCCACCGTCACGAGGAGGGTGAGGCGAGCCTGCTCGGGCAGGCCTTCGGCGAGGACGCCATGGTCGTGACCACCTACTCGCCGGGCTGTGCCGACGACGTGGACTACGCGGTCGGCCTCTCGGCGATGGCGGAGGCCCGCAGCGGCGGACTCGACGACGTGTTGCTCGTCGACGCCCACAACTGCAACGACGGGCTGGAGGGCGAGGACCTGGGCCACGTCGTCCCCGGGAGCCAGCGTTCCTTCGACATGATACACGGGGCCAGCCAGCTCGGCGAGATGCTGGCCGACGCCGAGCGGGGGCAGCTCAGCTGTGGCGTCGCCTGGGCGGAGACGGACTGGGTCCCCGAAGAGGGTATCGGCCCGCTGGGCATCCGGGTCGCCGTCTTCGAGGTCGGCGAGACCCGTACGGCCTACGTCCTCGTCGACGGGAACAACATGGAGCCCGGCCTGCGCGAGCGGATCCTCGACGCCGTCGAGGGCGTCGACGCGGTGGAGGTAATGACCAGCGACACTCACATCGTCAACACGATGGAGGCCGAGAACCAGGTCGGCCAGGTCATCCCCGAAGACGAGGTGGTCGAACAGATAACGGCGCTGGTCGGCGAGGCCATCGACGACCTCGAACCGGTCGAGGCCGGGATGGCGAGCGAACGGGCCGAAGTCACGGTGTTTGGCAACGACCGCACCGAGACACTGGCCTCGACGGCCAACGCGATGGTGTCGATGGGTGGCGCGCTCGCGGCGGCGTTCATCCTCGCGGTGATGGCCGTCAGCGTCCTCATCTTCCTCGTCGCCGGCGTCTGA
- a CDS encoding (R)-citramalate synthase, whose translation MSHYTLFGDHPATRPLDEVDGVQFLDTTLRDGEQAPGVSLTPDDKAAIARSLDSADIDVIEAGSACTGPGERETISRVAQLDLDATVTSFCRGIQNDIDLALECGVDGIDLVVPASDRHVEDKVGTSREDNVQSTVELVEYAKDHGLWVEVIGEDGSRADLDYLEELLAAALDAGADRICWADTVGHATPDRALECVSRLSELGPVSTHTHDDLGLAVMNALVSVAAGADLVHGTINGIGERAGNVALEEVAIALDHGYGVESMDLTEVYDLAKLIANRTGIQLAPNKAVVGQNAFTHESGIHTDGTLKDDAMYEPYPPEKVGRERRLALGKHAGRAGVEAALDEHDVEATDDQLDEIVGRVKELGDRGKRVTDADLLTIADEVTGQSQDRRVELLGLTAVSGSDTPTASVRLSVDGEERKAAAVGSGPVDAAMNATEDALSHTANATLEDYHVDAITGGTDAIVTVEIEMSRGDDSVAVSASDSDITRASVRAMVDAMDRLVSDDSETLVADD comes from the coding sequence GTGAGCCACTACACACTGTTCGGGGACCACCCAGCGACGCGTCCCCTCGACGAGGTAGACGGCGTACAGTTCCTGGACACCACGCTGCGCGACGGCGAGCAAGCGCCCGGGGTCTCCCTGACCCCCGACGACAAGGCAGCCATCGCCCGCTCGCTCGATTCGGCAGACATCGACGTCATCGAGGCCGGCAGCGCCTGTACTGGTCCCGGCGAGCGCGAGACTATCTCGCGGGTCGCACAACTGGACCTGGATGCCACGGTGACGAGCTTCTGTCGGGGCATCCAGAACGACATCGACCTCGCCCTGGAGTGTGGCGTCGACGGCATCGACCTCGTCGTCCCGGCGAGTGACCGCCACGTCGAGGACAAGGTCGGCACCTCCCGCGAGGACAACGTCCAGTCGACGGTCGAACTCGTCGAGTACGCCAAGGACCACGGGCTGTGGGTCGAGGTCATCGGCGAGGACGGCTCCCGGGCAGACCTCGACTATCTCGAAGAGCTGCTCGCGGCGGCGCTCGACGCCGGCGCGGACCGTATCTGCTGGGCCGACACCGTCGGCCACGCGACGCCGGACCGCGCCCTCGAATGCGTCTCCCGGCTCTCAGAGCTGGGCCCGGTGAGCACCCACACCCACGACGACCTTGGGCTGGCTGTGATGAACGCCCTCGTGTCGGTCGCTGCGGGTGCGGACCTGGTTCACGGGACGATAAACGGCATCGGCGAACGGGCCGGCAACGTCGCCCTCGAAGAGGTCGCCATCGCCTTAGACCACGGCTACGGCGTCGAGTCGATGGACCTCACGGAGGTGTACGACCTCGCGAAGCTCATCGCCAACCGCACCGGTATCCAGCTGGCGCCCAACAAGGCCGTCGTCGGTCAGAACGCCTTCACTCACGAGTCGGGCATCCACACCGACGGCACCCTGAAAGACGACGCGATGTACGAGCCCTACCCGCCCGAGAAGGTCGGCCGCGAGCGCCGCCTCGCCCTGGGTAAACACGCCGGTCGCGCCGGCGTCGAGGCCGCACTCGACGAACACGACGTCGAGGCGACCGACGACCAGCTCGACGAGATCGTCGGTCGCGTGAAGGAACTGGGTGACCGCGGCAAGCGGGTCACCGACGCCGACCTGCTGACGATCGCCGACGAGGTCACGGGCCAGTCCCAGGACCGCCGCGTCGAACTGCTCGGGCTGACTGCGGTCTCGGGCTCCGATACGCCGACCGCGAGCGTGCGCCTCTCCGTCGACGGCGAGGAGCGCAAGGCCGCAGCCGTCGGCTCCGGCCCCGTCGACGCCGCGATGAACGCGACCGAAGACGCCCTCTCTCACACCGCCAACGCCACCCTCGAAGACTACCACGTCGACGCCATCACCGGCGGGACGGACGCCATCGTCACCGTCGAGATAGAGATGTCACGCGGGGACGACAGCGTCGCCGTCTCGGCCAGCGATTCCGACATTACACGGGCCTCCGTGCGGGCGATGGTCGACGCGATGGACCGCCTCGTCTCTGACGACAGCGAGACGCTGGTCGCCGACGACTAG
- a CDS encoding HalOD1 output domain-containing protein, translated as MTGNLNDRIVPETEPLSHAVVVAVAEQKGVDPLDLNERLYDCIDPDALDALFTAAGQDACGTVQFFMAGCQVEVSAQRRVTVEQFHEEPSTAEARV; from the coding sequence ATGACAGGCAATCTCAATGACCGGATCGTCCCAGAAACGGAGCCGCTGAGCCACGCCGTCGTCGTCGCCGTCGCGGAGCAGAAGGGTGTCGACCCGCTCGATCTGAACGAACGCCTCTACGACTGCATCGACCCGGACGCGTTAGACGCGCTGTTTACCGCCGCCGGGCAGGACGCCTGCGGGACGGTCCAGTTCTTCATGGCCGGCTGTCAGGTGGAAGTGTCGGCACAGCGCCGAGTGACTGTCGAGCAGTTCCACGAGGAGCCCTCGACTGCCGAAGCGCGAGTGTAA
- a CDS encoding DUF2270 domain-containing protein — protein MVDEPPDESDQASEPRLGSEITGQSTEMVSILGDAYRGELDRETTWRSRLDQTTTWGVTVVAAILTWAFSSGDNPHYIIIVGMLAVSLFLSIEARRYRDYDIYRSRVRLFQQNLLADALEPSEGLKHEDWRGKLSRDYRTPTLKVSISEALANRLRRIYLPLLAVLLVAWLFRITAFAPNEEPLTTAAIAAVPGVVVVALIALYYITAIVIVLWPRDREAKGEFEEGDPEEWK, from the coding sequence ATGGTCGATGAACCGCCAGACGAGTCAGACCAGGCATCGGAACCCAGGCTCGGCAGCGAGATAACCGGACAGAGCACGGAGATGGTGTCGATACTGGGCGATGCCTATCGCGGGGAACTGGACCGGGAGACGACGTGGCGATCGCGCCTCGACCAGACGACGACCTGGGGGGTAACGGTCGTGGCTGCGATTCTCACCTGGGCCTTCTCCAGTGGCGATAACCCACATTACATCATCATCGTCGGGATGCTGGCTGTCTCGCTGTTCCTGTCGATCGAAGCACGGCGGTATCGCGACTACGATATCTATCGGTCACGGGTGCGCCTCTTCCAGCAGAACTTGCTGGCGGACGCACTCGAACCGTCAGAGGGGCTCAAACACGAGGACTGGCGGGGCAAACTCAGTCGGGATTACCGGACACCGACGCTGAAGGTATCGATATCGGAAGCGCTGGCGAACCGTCTTCGGCGAATTTACCTCCCGTTGCTGGCCGTGTTGCTCGTCGCGTGGCTGTTCCGAATCACGGCGTTCGCACCGAACGAGGAGCCACTGACGACCGCCGCCATCGCCGCCGTCCCCGGCGTTGTCGTCGTCGCTCTCATCGCGCTCTACTATATAACTGCCATCGTAATCGTGCTCTGGCCGCGCGACCGGGAGGCGAAAGGCGAGTTCGAGGAAGGGGACCCGGAAGAGTGGAAGTAA
- a CDS encoding prefoldin subunit beta, producing the protein MQGNLPPEAQEKLEELQDLQETAQQVATQKQTAESELQESETALDELDDVDADTTMYREVGELLVKTDLDEAREDLEEKVSNLEVRVETLEKQEERVQEQFEELQSELQQMLGGGPAGGPGAGA; encoded by the coding sequence ATGCAGGGTAACCTTCCGCCGGAAGCACAGGAGAAGCTCGAGGAGCTGCAGGACCTTCAGGAGACCGCACAGCAGGTCGCGACACAGAAACAGACGGCCGAGTCGGAGCTGCAGGAGTCCGAGACCGCACTAGACGAGCTCGACGACGTCGACGCCGACACCACGATGTACCGAGAGGTCGGCGAGCTGCTCGTGAAGACGGACCTCGACGAGGCCCGCGAGGACCTCGAAGAGAAGGTCAGCAACCTCGAAGTCCGCGTCGAGACCCTCGAAAAGCAGGAAGAGCGCGTCCAGGAGCAGTTCGAGGAGCTCCAGAGCGAGCTCCAGCAGATGCTCGGTGGCGGCCCGGCAGGCGGCCCCGGCGCCGGCGCATAA
- a CDS encoding bacterio-opsin activator domain-containing protein: MENSGAEPRVDHATDASASPLGLLDLLITRLAEPAVVLDGSLTIVSTNDAFATLVGADDTPVGKPLTAVLPGLTAETVAETIEQSGEYVSVRIGTAPERWAEFGFDRHGTHILCVGRDRGVDRRVELQRNRTAVTDLQRATPDLLGAESREAVAECIVETATDVLGLSGATLYLFDACRNVLWPAGVDGRPGADARAPVGGADDGIVREVFLEGTATTVESGDRYQPLGDYGVLHTVCGTDQRDRQDCERRPGPGDERTRGRVDRLAERAVAALGRVDREATLRERDATHREQAERVTELERELSLVRRVHRVLVDADTVGDIESGICTALTASDWLSFAWVGRVRDGGVEPRAWSGAGSDYLETVSLSTDDPQAPPAVQTVASNQPTTVDAVAEDIGGHHWCRAAIARDFQAAVSVPLRTDSVSYGVLTAYADQPVEWDDSLRSVFTELGDSVATAVRDRERQAHLAADTVVELDLRVTEPDATLERLAGTLGATVCCTEAIPVDGERTRLFLTVPGFDGDAVGGAARAVCGVDSLAAVADGDRYELVAREPTVVGRVVRHGGHLDTACVTDEEMSLTVTLAADADVRAFLDRLANGHADITLTARRQQPAETRSRDGIRRSLEAVLTDRQLEALQTAYGSGFFEWPRETTGEGVAEMLGVAQPTVNRHLRVSQRKLLELVFEDVA; this comes from the coding sequence ATGGAAAACTCAGGTGCGGAGCCACGGGTGGACCACGCGACCGACGCGTCGGCATCACCGCTAGGGTTACTCGACCTTCTGATAACGCGACTGGCCGAGCCAGCGGTCGTACTGGACGGATCGCTGACTATCGTATCGACCAACGACGCGTTCGCGACGCTCGTCGGCGCCGACGACACACCCGTCGGCAAGCCACTCACAGCGGTCCTCCCGGGACTGACCGCCGAGACAGTAGCGGAGACTATCGAGCAGTCCGGCGAGTACGTATCGGTCCGAATCGGGACTGCCCCCGAGCGGTGGGCCGAGTTCGGGTTCGACCGCCATGGCACACATATCCTCTGTGTTGGCCGGGACCGAGGGGTCGACCGCCGCGTCGAACTACAGCGGAACCGGACAGCGGTGACCGACCTGCAGCGGGCGACACCGGACCTGCTCGGCGCCGAGAGCAGGGAAGCCGTCGCCGAATGCATCGTCGAGACGGCGACCGACGTACTCGGGCTGTCGGGCGCGACGCTGTATCTGTTCGACGCCTGCCGGAACGTGCTGTGGCCGGCGGGCGTCGACGGACGGCCGGGCGCCGACGCGCGAGCGCCGGTCGGTGGCGCCGACGACGGTATCGTCCGCGAGGTGTTTCTCGAGGGGACGGCCACGACGGTCGAGAGCGGCGACCGCTACCAGCCGCTGGGGGACTACGGCGTGCTCCACACCGTCTGCGGTACGGACCAGCGCGACCGTCAAGACTGCGAGCGGCGCCCTGGACCAGGCGACGAACGCACGCGCGGTAGGGTCGACCGGCTCGCCGAGAGAGCAGTCGCCGCGCTCGGACGGGTCGACCGGGAAGCGACGCTCCGGGAGCGCGACGCGACCCACCGCGAGCAGGCCGAACGCGTCACCGAGCTGGAACGGGAACTGTCGCTGGTGCGCCGAGTCCACCGGGTACTCGTGGACGCCGACACCGTCGGCGATATCGAGTCGGGAATCTGTACGGCACTGACGGCGTCGGACTGGCTGTCGTTCGCGTGGGTCGGACGGGTCAGGGACGGCGGGGTCGAGCCCCGGGCCTGGTCGGGCGCCGGGTCGGACTACCTGGAGACCGTCTCGCTCTCGACCGACGACCCACAGGCCCCGCCGGCCGTCCAGACAGTCGCCTCGAACCAGCCGACGACCGTCGACGCCGTGGCCGAGGATATCGGGGGGCACCACTGGTGCAGGGCGGCCATCGCTCGGGACTTCCAGGCGGCCGTCAGCGTCCCGCTCCGGACCGACAGTGTCAGCTACGGCGTGCTGACGGCCTACGCCGACCAGCCCGTCGAGTGGGACGACTCGCTCAGGTCGGTGTTCACCGAACTCGGCGACAGTGTCGCGACGGCCGTCCGCGACCGGGAGCGCCAGGCCCATCTGGCCGCCGACACCGTCGTCGAACTGGACTTGCGCGTCACCGAGCCGGACGCCACACTGGAGCGACTGGCTGGCACACTCGGGGCGACGGTGTGCTGTACGGAGGCGATTCCGGTCGATGGGGAGCGGACGCGACTGTTCCTTACGGTTCCGGGCTTCGACGGCGACGCCGTCGGCGGGGCCGCCAGAGCTGTCTGTGGCGTCGACTCGCTGGCGGCCGTCGCCGACGGGGACCGCTACGAGCTGGTCGCCCGCGAGCCGACCGTCGTCGGTCGGGTGGTCCGCCACGGCGGGCACCTCGACACGGCGTGTGTCACGGATGAGGAGATGTCGCTGACGGTCACGCTCGCCGCCGACGCCGACGTGCGCGCGTTCCTCGACCGGCTGGCGAACGGCCACGCGGACATCACGCTGACGGCGCGGCGCCAGCAGCCGGCAGAGACCCGGTCTCGCGATGGGATACGTCGCTCGCTCGAGGCCGTCCTGACTGACCGCCAGCTCGAAGCGCTCCAGACAGCCTACGGTAGTGGCTTCTTCGAGTGGCCCCGGGAGACGACCGGTGAGGGAGTCGCCGAGATGCTCGGGGTCGCACAGCCGACGGTAAACCGCCATCTCAGAGTCAGTCAGCGGAAGCTGCTCGAGCTGGTCTTCGAAGACGTAGCGTGA